The following are encoded together in the Adhaeribacter arboris genome:
- a CDS encoding phytanoyl-CoA dioxygenase family protein: MNETLASPQTQTYPLSSLDIDSYQQNGHILLREVASPEEVKSYRAAIDEAVAKYNTETRALAERDTYGKAFLQIMNLWEQDEAVRRFVLAKRFAQIAADLMGCANVRIYHDQALFKEPGGGFTPWHQDQYYWPLDTDKTITLWMPLVDITEDMGIIKFASGSHTEGYIDKLGISDASQNFLEEYIQKNNFPISTTSYMQAGDATFHSGWTLHGAPGNNSGTMREVMTIIYFADGAKAIEPDNKNRQADLERWLPGVKPGELAASPLNPLVL, from the coding sequence ATGAACGAAACACTTGCTTCTCCCCAAACCCAAACGTACCCGCTTAGCTCCTTGGATATTGATTCGTATCAGCAAAATGGTCATATTCTACTGCGCGAAGTAGCCAGCCCGGAGGAGGTGAAGAGTTACCGTGCCGCTATTGACGAGGCGGTCGCGAAATACAACACCGAGACCCGCGCTTTAGCGGAACGCGATACCTACGGGAAAGCCTTTTTGCAGATTATGAACTTGTGGGAACAAGACGAAGCGGTACGCCGGTTTGTGTTGGCTAAACGCTTTGCCCAGATTGCCGCCGATTTAATGGGCTGCGCAAACGTGCGCATTTACCACGACCAAGCTTTGTTTAAAGAACCAGGCGGCGGTTTTACGCCCTGGCACCAGGACCAGTATTATTGGCCGCTCGATACCGATAAAACCATTACCCTTTGGATGCCGCTGGTAGATATAACCGAAGACATGGGAATTATAAAATTTGCTTCGGGTTCGCATACCGAAGGATACATTGATAAATTAGGTATTTCGGACGCTTCCCAGAACTTTCTGGAAGAGTACATTCAAAAGAATAACTTCCCGATTAGCACCACTTCTTACATGCAAGCCGGCGATGCTACTTTCCACTCTGGCTGGACTTTGCACGGTGCGCCGGGCAATAACTCCGGTACCATGCGCGAAGTAATGACTATTATTTACTTTGCCGATGGAGCAAAAGCCATCGAACCCGATAACAAAAACCGCCAAGCCGACCTGGAACGCTGGTTACCCGGCGTAAAACCCGGCGAATTAGCTGCTAGTCCGCTAAATCCGTTGGTGCTGTAA
- a CDS encoding AraC family transcriptional regulator — translation MKPVIRKSPNQTTGSFTVKELHDPYFDPNWHFHPEYQLFLVLEGTGTRFIGDSIKHFEAGDLVFTGPNLPHLWRSDAVYFESNPDCQVQGIVVYFDANFLGADFFNKPEMFNLKNLLQQSERGLEVTGYTREILTHHIKALGQLNGFDRILVLLEILHTLARATDCNLLSSIGFTNSFKSSDTPRMQQVHDYVLTNFKNTISLETVAAVANMSPSAFCRYFKARANKTFYDFVSEIRIGHACKLLIEEKLAVTQICYECGYKTLSNFNHQFKAITGLSPLHYQKQYTKSNHS, via the coding sequence ATGAAACCTGTTATCCGGAAGTCACCCAATCAAACTACAGGTTCCTTTACCGTAAAGGAGTTGCATGACCCGTACTTTGACCCGAACTGGCATTTTCATCCGGAATATCAATTATTTTTAGTTTTGGAGGGCACCGGTACGCGCTTTATTGGGGACTCTATTAAACATTTTGAAGCCGGCGATTTAGTTTTTACTGGTCCTAACCTGCCTCACCTATGGCGGAGCGACGCGGTTTATTTTGAAAGTAATCCCGATTGCCAAGTACAAGGCATTGTAGTTTACTTTGACGCCAACTTTTTAGGGGCTGACTTTTTTAATAAACCGGAGATGTTTAATTTAAAAAACCTGCTGCAGCAATCGGAACGAGGCTTAGAGGTTACCGGCTATACCCGCGAAATTCTCACGCATCATATAAAAGCATTAGGGCAACTAAACGGCTTCGACCGGATTCTGGTATTGCTGGAAATACTACATACTTTAGCTAGGGCTACCGATTGCAACTTACTTTCCAGCATTGGCTTTACGAACTCGTTTAAATCATCTGACACGCCCCGGATGCAGCAGGTACACGATTATGTTCTAACTAATTTTAAAAATACTATCTCACTGGAAACAGTAGCTGCCGTAGCTAACATGAGCCCATCGGCTTTTTGCCGGTATTTTAAAGCCCGCGCGAATAAAACATTTTATGATTTTGTCAGCGAGATTCGGATTGGACATGCTTGTAAATTACTCATTGAAGAAAAATTAGCGGTTACCCAAATCTGTTACGAATGCGGCTATAAAACCTTATCCAACTTTAATCACCAATTTAAGGCTATAACCGGATTGAGTCCTTTACATTACCAAAAACAATACACCAAGAGCAACCATTCTTAA
- the pruA gene encoding L-glutamate gamma-semialdehyde dehydrogenase translates to MSGFFKVPLPVNEPVKNYAPGSPERKELQQTYKELKSQQLDIPMYIGNQEVRSGNKLPLTLPHDHQHVLGYFHEGDASHVNQAIEAALAAREQWASTPWQSRAAIFLKAAELLAGPWRARLNAATMLGQSKNAYQAEIDSACEMIDFLRFNAKFMTEIYAQQPESSPGVWNRLEHRPLEGFVFALTPFNFTAIAGNLPAAPAMMGNVVVWKPAYTQVYAAQFLMQLFRTAGLPDGVINLIYVDGPVAGEVIFSHRQFAGIHFTGSTGVFNNIWKTIGNNLHLYRGYPRIVGETGGKDFIVAHPSANAKEVATGITRGAFEYQGQKCSAASRAYIPANLWEDVKSSIVEDLKSFKMGSPEDFGNYINAVIDEKSFNKITQYIEAAKNDPEVEVIAGGNFDKSVGYFIEPTVLLVQDPAYVTMCEEIFGPVITIYVYQEAEFEEILEVINTTSPYALTGSIFSRDRYAIDVATGKLLHAAGNFYINDKPTGAVVGQQPFGGARSSGTNDKAGSVFNLIRWTSTRTIKETFVPPVDYRYPFLQPE, encoded by the coding sequence ATGTCTGGATTTTTTAAGGTACCTCTGCCGGTAAACGAGCCGGTAAAAAACTACGCCCCGGGTTCGCCGGAAAGAAAAGAATTACAACAAACTTATAAAGAACTTAAATCACAGCAATTAGATATACCCATGTACATTGGTAATCAGGAGGTACGGAGCGGAAACAAGCTGCCGCTTACCCTGCCCCATGATCACCAGCACGTTTTAGGTTATTTCCACGAAGGCGATGCCAGCCACGTTAACCAAGCCATTGAGGCCGCTTTAGCGGCCCGGGAACAATGGGCTAGTACCCCTTGGCAAAGTCGGGCGGCCATATTTTTAAAAGCCGCTGAGTTACTTGCCGGACCGTGGCGGGCGCGTTTAAATGCCGCTACCATGCTGGGGCAATCTAAAAATGCCTACCAAGCCGAAATTGATTCAGCCTGCGAAATGATTGATTTTTTGCGTTTTAATGCTAAGTTCATGACGGAGATTTACGCCCAGCAACCCGAATCAAGTCCGGGCGTTTGGAACCGTTTGGAGCATCGACCGCTGGAAGGTTTCGTGTTTGCCTTAACCCCATTTAACTTTACCGCCATTGCCGGCAATTTACCCGCTGCCCCCGCCATGATGGGTAACGTAGTCGTTTGGAAACCCGCTTATACCCAGGTTTACGCCGCTCAGTTTTTAATGCAGTTATTCCGGACGGCCGGTTTGCCCGATGGCGTTATTAATTTAATTTATGTAGATGGTCCGGTAGCCGGTGAGGTTATTTTTAGTCACCGGCAGTTTGCGGGTATCCATTTTACGGGTTCTACCGGAGTTTTTAATAATATCTGGAAAACTATTGGCAACAACTTGCATTTGTACCGCGGCTACCCGCGCATTGTGGGCGAGACAGGGGGAAAAGATTTCATTGTGGCGCACCCATCCGCCAACGCTAAAGAAGTAGCAACCGGGATTACCCGCGGGGCTTTTGAATACCAGGGTCAGAAATGTTCGGCTGCTTCGCGGGCCTATATTCCGGCTAATCTATGGGAGGACGTAAAAAGCTCGATTGTCGAAGATTTGAAATCGTTTAAAATGGGTTCGCCGGAAGATTTTGGTAATTATATAAACGCGGTTATCGACGAAAAATCATTTAATAAAATTACCCAATACATTGAAGCGGCTAAAAATGACCCGGAAGTAGAAGTTATTGCCGGCGGCAATTTTGATAAATCCGTGGGTTACTTTATTGAACCAACCGTTTTATTAGTGCAAGATCCGGCGTATGTAACCATGTGTGAGGAAATATTCGGCCCAGTAATAACTATTTACGTGTACCAGGAAGCAGAATTTGAAGAAATACTGGAAGTAATTAATACCACTTCGCCTTATGCTTTAACGGGTTCGATTTTTTCCCGCGATCGTTATGCCATTGATGTAGCCACCGGTAAATTACTGCACGCTGCCGGTAACTTTTATATAAATGATAAACCTACCGGCGCCGTAGTCGGCCAGCAACCTTTTGGCGGCGCCCGGTCTTCTGGTACCAACGATAAAGCTGGTTCGGTATTTAATCTTATCCGCTGGACTTCTACCCGCACCATCAAGGAAACCTTTGTTCCCCCGGTAGATTACCGCTACCCGTTTCTGCAGCCAGAATAA
- a CDS encoding PVC-type heme-binding CxxCH protein, which translates to MKRSINLVLLIALVVGSCMKNPNTSQSSSQALRRVEVLFLGHKSEHHNSDKYAPTLATALFSRGINITYTTNPADLNPENLKKYDGLIIYANHETIAPEQDKALTEFVESGKGFIPIHCASFCFQNSENYIKMVGGQFKTHKTGDFTAKITDAKHPTMQGITEFSTWDETYVHDKLNPDNKILMTRDEGGRPEPWTWVREQGKGRVFYTAYGHDERTWNNPGFQKLIGNGVLWAVGDKVSKQVEKLALPTLTYVDAAVPNYEKRDPAPKFQNPLSPSESQKLIQVPVDFDLQLFAAEPDIINPISMAWDERGRLWVIETVDYPNEVREEDGVGDDRIKICEDTNNDGKADKFTIFADKLNIPTSIVFANGGIIISQAPVFLFLKDTNGDDKADVREVILEGWGKSDTHAGPSNLKYGLDNKIWGTVGYSAFKGTGKNQNLAFSQGLYRFNPDGKNLEFLAKTSNNTWGLGFNENFDVFLSTANNTHSAYYYMPDKNLKRVLVGGSGAQGIKKIDGHYDMHTMTPNLRQVDVHGGFTAAAGHNLYTARNFPKEYWNRIAFVCEPTGRVVHNAIMEPSGAGYVEKDGWNFMASSDEWMGPVHAEVGPDGAVWVADWYDFIIQHNPTPTPERGGYQAENGKGNAYINPLRDHDKGRIYRVVYKNAKPYDPVKLDKTKPETLVAALNNDNMFWRTTAQRLIVEGKHQSVLPELYKIAANQSVDEIGVNAPAVHALWTMHGLGALSGSNQEALQVAIKALSHPAAGVRKTAIQVLPKTPEVKQVLLKSNLINDPAQPTRLTAILALAEMPAAADIGQAIYAASLLLENDQEPAIAQALFVATAKHQAGFKEAMQKDGKAAESASAGLVPRITQSLDKDVRLLERWSRMPAAEAPNVAGKEITIKSTVIKPRSGKPSGVIMTHGDTNQGYGLYIDEDKVNLLVKQNGKAYSVSAPVPQENRFEVVAQLAQNGKLALQLDGKTMAEGKVPGLFKQPLTSDLVIGMGGKDEKKFGPYKDDFNFDGNLSNTFLEVGSIVVTAVPTTEKADVTINLKVVKDQMQFDKKSFTVKAGQVVELVLENPDFMQHNWVLVMTGMTDKVGAAADKLAADPKGAEKNYVPKMTEVIAATDLVNPEGRTVIRFKVPEKKGDYPYVCTFPGHWRIMNGVMKVI; encoded by the coding sequence ATGAAACGTAGTATTAATCTAGTTCTCTTAATTGCACTGGTGGTGGGTAGTTGTATGAAAAACCCCAATACCAGCCAAAGCAGTAGTCAGGCTCTCCGGCGGGTAGAGGTTTTGTTTTTAGGGCATAAAAGCGAGCACCACAACTCCGATAAATATGCCCCCACCTTGGCTACTGCCTTGTTTAGTCGCGGCATTAATATCACCTATACCACCAACCCCGCTGATCTGAACCCGGAAAATTTAAAAAAATACGATGGTTTAATCATTTACGCCAACCACGAAACCATTGCGCCAGAACAGGATAAAGCTTTAACGGAGTTTGTGGAGAGCGGCAAAGGATTTATTCCCATCCATTGTGCTTCGTTTTGTTTCCAAAACTCCGAGAACTACATTAAAATGGTAGGCGGCCAATTTAAAACGCATAAAACCGGCGACTTTACCGCGAAGATTACGGATGCCAAGCACCCGACTATGCAAGGCATTACGGAGTTCTCTACCTGGGACGAAACCTACGTACACGATAAATTAAATCCCGATAATAAAATACTGATGACCCGCGACGAAGGAGGCCGACCGGAGCCCTGGACGTGGGTACGGGAGCAAGGCAAAGGCCGCGTGTTTTATACCGCCTACGGCCACGACGAGCGCACCTGGAACAACCCCGGCTTTCAGAAATTAATTGGTAACGGCGTTTTATGGGCCGTGGGCGATAAGGTAAGTAAACAAGTAGAGAAGCTCGCTTTACCCACTTTAACTTACGTAGATGCCGCCGTACCAAACTATGAAAAACGCGATCCGGCGCCTAAATTTCAAAATCCGTTAAGCCCTTCGGAGTCGCAGAAACTCATTCAGGTACCCGTTGATTTCGATTTGCAGTTATTTGCCGCCGAGCCGGATATTATCAATCCTATTTCCATGGCCTGGGACGAACGCGGCCGTTTGTGGGTAATTGAAACCGTAGATTATCCCAACGAAGTACGCGAAGAAGATGGCGTTGGCGACGACCGCATTAAAATTTGTGAAGATACCAACAACGACGGCAAAGCCGATAAGTTTACCATTTTCGCGGATAAGTTAAATATTCCTACCAGCATTGTTTTTGCCAACGGCGGCATAATAATTTCGCAGGCGCCGGTATTCCTGTTCTTAAAAGATACCAATGGCGACGACAAAGCCGATGTGCGCGAAGTAATTCTGGAAGGTTGGGGAAAATCAGATACGCACGCCGGACCATCTAACTTAAAATACGGCCTGGATAACAAAATCTGGGGCACGGTAGGTTACTCGGCTTTTAAAGGCACCGGCAAAAATCAGAATCTTGCTTTCAGCCAAGGCTTGTATCGCTTTAACCCCGATGGTAAAAATTTAGAATTTTTAGCGAAAACCAGCAACAACACCTGGGGCTTAGGCTTCAACGAAAACTTTGATGTGTTTTTATCCACGGCCAATAATACGCACAGCGCTTATTATTACATGCCCGATAAAAATTTAAAAAGAGTGCTGGTAGGCGGCAGCGGCGCGCAAGGCATTAAAAAAATTGACGGCCACTACGATATGCATACCATGACGCCTAATTTGCGCCAGGTAGATGTTCACGGCGGCTTTACCGCGGCCGCTGGTCATAACTTATACACGGCCCGTAACTTCCCGAAAGAATACTGGAACCGCATTGCATTTGTATGCGAACCAACCGGCCGGGTGGTACATAACGCCATTATGGAGCCAAGTGGTGCCGGTTACGTAGAAAAAGACGGCTGGAACTTTATGGCTTCTTCCGATGAGTGGATGGGTCCGGTACACGCCGAAGTTGGTCCGGATGGCGCCGTTTGGGTAGCCGACTGGTACGATTTCATTATTCAGCACAACCCTACCCCAACCCCGGAGCGCGGTGGTTACCAAGCCGAAAACGGTAAAGGCAACGCGTACATTAACCCGTTACGCGACCACGACAAAGGCCGAATTTACCGTGTAGTTTACAAAAACGCCAAACCCTACGATCCGGTTAAATTAGACAAAACCAAACCCGAAACCTTAGTAGCTGCTTTAAACAACGATAATATGTTTTGGCGTACTACGGCCCAGCGCTTAATCGTAGAAGGTAAACACCAATCCGTATTACCCGAACTGTACAAAATAGCCGCTAATCAAAGTGTAGATGAAATTGGCGTAAATGCCCCGGCGGTACACGCTCTCTGGACCATGCATGGTTTAGGCGCTTTATCGGGTTCTAACCAGGAAGCCTTACAGGTTGCAATTAAAGCCTTATCGCACCCGGCGGCCGGCGTTCGTAAAACAGCTATTCAGGTTCTGCCTAAAACTCCGGAAGTAAAGCAAGTTTTATTAAAATCCAACCTGATTAATGACCCTGCCCAGCCCACCCGCTTAACGGCTATTCTGGCTTTGGCCGAAATGCCGGCTGCCGCCGATATTGGTCAGGCTATTTATGCAGCTAGTTTGTTACTCGAAAACGATCAGGAGCCCGCCATTGCTCAGGCGTTATTTGTAGCTACCGCTAAACACCAGGCTGGCTTTAAAGAAGCGATGCAAAAAGACGGTAAAGCTGCTGAATCAGCTTCGGCTGGTTTAGTACCTCGTATTACTCAAAGCTTAGATAAAGATGTACGTTTACTGGAAAGATGGTCCCGGATGCCGGCCGCCGAAGCTCCGAATGTGGCCGGTAAGGAAATAACCATTAAATCAACGGTAATAAAACCAAGAAGCGGTAAACCAAGCGGCGTCATTATGACTCACGGCGACACCAATCAGGGCTACGGATTGTACATAGACGAGGATAAGGTAAATCTTTTGGTGAAACAAAACGGCAAAGCTTATTCCGTTTCGGCACCGGTTCCCCAGGAAAACCGCTTCGAAGTAGTGGCCCAGTTAGCCCAAAACGGCAAGTTGGCTTTGCAACTCGATGGTAAAACTATGGCGGAAGGCAAAGTTCCTGGTTTGTTTAAGCAACCGCTTACTTCCGATTTAGTAATCGGGATGGGAGGTAAAGACGAAAAGAAGTTTGGCCCTTATAAAGACGATTTTAATTTCGACGGCAATTTATCTAATACCTTCCTGGAAGTTGGTTCGATTGTAGTTACCGCCGTTCCCACTACCGAAAAAGCGGATGTTACCATTAACCTGAAAGTGGTGAAAGACCAAATGCAGTTCGATAAAAAATCGTTCACGGTAAAAGCTGGTCAGGTAGTAGAACTGGTGCTGGAAAACCCTGACTTTATGCAACACAATTGGGTTCTGGTAATGACCGGTATGACCGATAAAGTAGGTGCCGCTGCCGATAAATTAGCGGCTGACCCGAAAGGAGCCGAGAAGAATTACGTTCCTAAAATGACCGAAG
- a CDS encoding AraC family transcriptional regulator, with amino-acid sequence MNSYKLVRMKALLEKIPATEQGSFTIREFKLPAFDAPLHFHPELELTLIIAGQGKRIVGDSIADFEPGDLALLGSNLPHYWHSDKQYQRKGFVSQSIVIQFHPQFLGQNFFLVPEMTNIRKLLDKAQQGITFDKNTRAETACRMQRLLQLNGAKRLFELLALLDFLASSPDQQQIASAGFSQYADTFDCERINSVCQYVFNSFTEDLSIAHAASLAHLSVPAFCYYFRKRTRRNFSQFVNEIRIGHACKLLIETNRSIAEICYASGFRNLSNFNRRFKEIQHKSPQEYRRQF; translated from the coding sequence ATGAATTCATATAAATTAGTACGGATGAAAGCTTTATTAGAGAAAATACCCGCAACGGAGCAAGGGTCTTTTACTATTCGCGAATTTAAATTGCCGGCTTTCGATGCGCCTTTGCATTTTCATCCGGAATTGGAGCTTACTTTAATAATAGCCGGGCAAGGCAAACGCATTGTAGGAGATTCTATTGCTGATTTTGAACCCGGCGACTTAGCCTTGCTCGGCTCTAATTTACCTCATTACTGGCACAGTGATAAACAATACCAAAGGAAGGGATTCGTTTCCCAGTCAATCGTCATCCAGTTTCATCCTCAATTCTTAGGACAAAATTTCTTTCTGGTGCCGGAAATGACGAACATCCGGAAGCTACTCGATAAAGCCCAACAGGGAATTACTTTTGATAAAAACACCCGCGCTGAGACAGCCTGCCGCATGCAGCGTCTGTTGCAACTAAATGGAGCCAAACGGTTATTTGAACTATTAGCTTTACTAGATTTTCTGGCGAGTTCACCGGATCAGCAACAAATAGCCAGTGCGGGCTTTAGCCAGTATGCGGATACTTTCGACTGCGAGCGGATTAACAGCGTTTGCCAATACGTGTTTAATTCTTTTACCGAAGACCTATCAATAGCTCACGCAGCTTCGCTGGCGCACCTGAGCGTACCGGCTTTCTGCTATTACTTTAGAAAACGGACTCGCCGTAATTTTTCGCAGTTCGTAAACGAAATCCGGATTGGTCATGCTTGTAAGCTGCTCATTGAAACCAACCGCAGTATTGCCGAAATATGCTACGCCAGCGGCTTCCGCAACCTGTCCAACTTTAACCGACGTTTTAAAGAAATCCAGCACAAATCACCGCAAGAATACCGGCGTCAGTTTTAA